GAAGGATACGTATCGTGAACAGGTAATCCCGGCTCTGATGAAGGAGTTCGGGTATAAGAACCCAATGCAAGTGCCCAAGCTGGAGCGGATTGTGTTGAACGTCGGCATGGGCGAAGCCATTCAGAATGTCAAGTTGCTGGAAAGCGCGACCACCGAACTGGGGGTCATCTCCGGACAGAGGCCGGTCGTGACTAAGGCCAAGAAAGCGATCGCGGGCTTCAAACTCAGGCAGGGCATGCCGATTGGGGCCAAGGTCACCCTGCGCAACGATCGGATGTACGAGTTCTTGGACCGGCTCGTCAGCGTGGCCCTGCCCCGGATCCGCGACTTTCGTGGCGTTTCGCCAAAGGCCTTTGACGGTCGCGGCAACTACACGCTGGGGCTGAAGGAACAGCTGATCTTCCCGGAGATCAAGTATGACAGCGTGGCCTCCATCCACGGGATGGATATCACTATCGTTACCACGGCTAGGACGAACGACGAAGGCAAGGCTTTGCTGCGTCACTTTGGGATGCCCTTCAGAGTCTGACGAGACGACTTGCTGGCGAAGGAGAGGATGCGTGTCACGTAAAGCCCTGCGGAACAAAGCGGCCGCCAAATCGAAATTCAAGGTCAGAGATTACAACCGGTGCCCCCTCTGCGGACGAGGAGGCGGGTTTTTGCGGCGATTCAAGATGTGCAGAATCTGCTTTCGCCTGTTGAGTCTGCGGGGCGAAATTCCAGGGGTGACGAAGTCGAGTTGGTAGCCGTCCTGCGGGCCGGCTGGTGCCCTCGGGTTTCACACCGTGGGCGGAACGTGCGTTTACGAGACGTGGAGTTGACACAATGATGACGGATCCGATCGCGGACCTGCTGGTCCGAATTCAAAATGGCGCGCGGCGGGGGCACGAAACGGTCACGGTGCCCGCCTCGAAGCTGAAGAAAGAACTCCTGCGCGTGATGCAGTCGGAGGGGTTCATCGCGGGCTACGAATCTGCGACCACGGATGGGCACCCGGCCTTTCGAGTGCAGTTGCGCTACGTGGAAGAAGGTAAGCCGGTGATCACCGGGATGTCGCGGATCAGCAAGCCGGGCAAGCGGGTTTATGCCGGCAAGCGCAACGTCAAGTCGGTCATGGGCGGAATGGGATTGTCCATTCTCTCCACATCAAAGGGCTTGCTGACCGATCAAGAGGCCCGTAAGGCCAGCTTGGGTGGCGAAGTCCTGTGTTACATCTGGTAAACCGGCTGAGGCGTTCGGCCAGAACATAAGACAAGCGAGCTGTCGAGGAGCATCATGTCGCGGTTGGGTCGAAAACCAGTTTCCATTCCTTCCGGAGTGGAGGTAAAAGTGACGGACCGGTTGGTGTCTGTCAAGGGACCGCTGGGCCGTCTGGAGTGGACGCTCGAGCCGGGGGTGGATGTCGCGGTGGCGGACGGCCAGGTGCAGGCCAACCGGGCGGGCAATGATCCGAAGCTGCGGGCATTGCACGGGCTGACGCGGGCCGAAATCAGCAACATGATCGTCGGGGTGACCAAGGGCTACGAGCGGACGCTGGAGATTACCGGTGTGGGCTACAAAGCCCAACTGCAAGGGCAGACGCTTAGCGTGAGCGTCGGTTATGTCAATCCAGTCGTCTACAACGTTCCGAAGGGCATCGAGGCCAAGGTCGACAAGCAGACCATCGTTACCGTCAAGGGAATCGACAAGCGGAAGGTGGGGCAAGCTGCCGCCGATCTGCGTGCGATCAAGCCTCCGGACGTCTACAAGCAAAAAGGCATCAGGTATGCGGGCGAAGTGCTCCGCAAGAAAGAAGGGAAGACCGGGAAATAAGCGAGCGCCATGAAAACCACCGAAACCAGAGAAAAATTACAGCGCCGGCAGCGTCGCGTGCGGCAGCGGATTTTTGGAACAACCACCCGCCCTCGGCTGAACGTTTACCGGAGCAAAGGGCATATTTACGCCCAGATCATTGATGACACGAAGGGCCATACGCTGGCCGCGGCCTCCACGTTGGATGCCGCTTTGCGAAAAGCGTTGAAATCCACCAGCACCATCGAAGCGGCCAAAGCTGTCGGGAAGTTGCTGGCGGATCGGGCCAAGACCGCGAAGGTTGCGACGGTGGTGTTCGACCGGGGCGGGCGGCTCTATCACGGTCGGATCAAGGCGCTGGCCGATGCGTCCCGCGAGGGCGGCCTGCAATTCTGAATTCTGATTGTCTTGAGATGAGAGGAGCGTGACGGCGTGCGTGTCAACCCAGAAGAACTGAACCTGAAGGACAAAGTCGTCTTCATTAACCGTGTGGCCAAGGTCGTCAAAGGCGGCAAGCGGTTCAATTTTTGCGCGCTGGTGGCCGTCGGCGATGGCCAGGGCTGGGTGGGCATCGGCAAGGGCAAGGCTGCGGAAGTGCCGGTAGCCATTGCCAAAGCGGTGCAACAGGCCAAGAAACACTTGGTCCATGTGCCGCTGAAAGAGGGGACGATTCCGCACGAAGTGCATGGTCTCTTCGGCGGCGAGCATGTGATGCTTAAGCCGGCCGGTGCCGGGACCGGGGTTATCGCGGGCGGTGCGGTCCGGGCCGTCGTGGAATTGGCGGGAGCCCACAACATCATCGCCAAAACGCTGGGGCGTGGCAATCCTTTCAATACGGTCCGTGCCACTCTGGACGGACTTTGTCAACTCCGTGATCCTGAGGAAGTGGTCCGCGTCCGGCGGAGCGGTTTGCAGAAGATAGGGTAGTCTACATGAGCACGAAAAGTACAAAGCGTTCTTCTCAGGCAGGTCAACAATTAACGATCACGCTCAAGCGGAGCCCGATCGGAACTCCATATACGCACCGCCTGGTGTTGCGCGGTCTGGGGCTGCGTCGGATCCGCCAAGCCGTGCAGAGAACCGATAGCCCGCAAGTGCGGGGATTGATCCACAAAGTATCCTATCTGTTGGAAGTCAAGCCACTATGAAGCTGCATGATCTGGCTCCCACGCCCGGGGCCAAGAAAAAACGAAAACGTATTGGACGCGGGCCCGGTTCTGGTCACGGCAAGACGGCGACCAAAGGGCATAAGGGGTTGAAGGCTCGATCTGGGGGGGGGAAGCGCCCGGGCTTTGAAGGCGGACAGATGCCTTTGATCCGCCGTATCCCCAAGCACGGGTTTCAGAACCCGTTCCGGATCGAGTATGCGATCGTCAATCTCAAATCCTTGACGGCCTTGGGTACGGTGGACCCGATCACACCTCAGGCGTTGGTGGATGCCGGGCTCATCAAGCGGACGCGCCGGCCGGTGAAAGTTCTCGGCCAAGGGGAGTTGGGGCGGGCCGTGGTGATCCAGGCCCACAAGTTCAGTCAGTCGGCCGTGGCGAAGATCGAGGCTGCCGGCGGGAGGGCTGAGGTCATCGGCGGTGTTTGAACGACTCCTCACCAGCTTTCAGAACATCTTCAAAATTCCGGAGCTGCGCACCCGCATCCTGTTTACGTTGACGATGCTGGCGGTCTACCGGGTAGGGGCGCATGTCCCGACCCCCGGCATCAACAACGAAGAGCTCTCCAAGTTTTTGCTTGAAAAGGGGGGGTCGCTTCTCGGATTCTTGGACATTTTTTCTGGCGGGGCTTTGTCTCGGCTGACGATCTTTGCGCTGGGGATCATGCCCTATATCAGCGCGTCGATCATTCTGCAGCTGTTGACGGTCGTGATTCCCCATCTGTCCAAGCTGGCCAAGGAGGGTGAGCGCGGGCGAAAGACGATCATCCAGTACACGCGCTACGGCACGATCGGCATTGCGTTGATCCAGGGGTTTGGGATCGCGGTCGGCCTGGAGGGGATGAATCAGGGCGCTTTCGTGTTGAATCCAGGCTGGTCGTTCCGTCTCATGACGGTCATCACCCTGACGGCCGGCACGGCCTTTTTGATGTGGCTGGGGGAGCAGATCACCGAGCGCGGGATCGGCAATGGTATTTCTCTGATCATCTTCGCCGGCATTGTGGCTCGGTTGCCGGCGGCCGTGGCCCAGACTTTCGACC
This Nitrospirota bacterium DNA region includes the following protein-coding sequences:
- a CDS encoding 30S ribosomal protein S5, whose translation is MRVNPEELNLKDKVVFINRVAKVVKGGKRFNFCALVAVGDGQGWVGIGKGKAAEVPVAIAKAVQQAKKHLVHVPLKEGTIPHEVHGLFGGEHVMLKPAGAGTGVIAGGAVRAVVELAGAHNIIAKTLGRGNPFNTVRATLDGLCQLRDPEEVVRVRRSGLQKIG
- a CDS encoding 50S ribosomal protein L6, with the translated sequence MSRLGRKPVSIPSGVEVKVTDRLVSVKGPLGRLEWTLEPGVDVAVADGQVQANRAGNDPKLRALHGLTRAEISNMIVGVTKGYERTLEITGVGYKAQLQGQTLSVSVGYVNPVVYNVPKGIEAKVDKQTIVTVKGIDKRKVGQAAADLRAIKPPDVYKQKGIRYAGEVLRKKEGKTGK
- a CDS encoding 50S ribosomal protein L30 translates to MSTKSTKRSSQAGQQLTITLKRSPIGTPYTHRLVLRGLGLRRIRQAVQRTDSPQVRGLIHKVSYLLEVKPL
- a CDS encoding 50S ribosomal protein L18, with protein sequence MKTTETREKLQRRQRRVRQRIFGTTTRPRLNVYRSKGHIYAQIIDDTKGHTLAAASTLDAALRKALKSTSTIEAAKAVGKLLADRAKTAKVATVVFDRGGRLYHGRIKALADASREGGLQF
- a CDS encoding type Z 30S ribosomal protein S14, which encodes MSRKALRNKAAAKSKFKVRDYNRCPLCGRGGGFLRRFKMCRICFRLLSLRGEIPGVTKSSW
- a CDS encoding 50S ribosomal protein L5, which produces MAKSEKGGSDKSAGKKPVVKPPKKEAAPAAKESTEEKKAPAAKSSGPKLPPRLKDTYREQVIPALMKEFGYKNPMQVPKLERIVLNVGMGEAIQNVKLLESATTELGVISGQRPVVTKAKKAIAGFKLRQGMPIGAKVTLRNDRMYEFLDRLVSVALPRIRDFRGVSPKAFDGRGNYTLGLKEQLIFPEIKYDSVASIHGMDITIVTTARTNDEGKALLRHFGMPFRV
- a CDS encoding 30S ribosomal protein S8, with protein sequence MMTDPIADLLVRIQNGARRGHETVTVPASKLKKELLRVMQSEGFIAGYESATTDGHPAFRVQLRYVEEGKPVITGMSRISKPGKRVYAGKRNVKSVMGGMGLSILSTSKGLLTDQEARKASLGGEVLCYIW
- a CDS encoding 50S ribosomal protein L15, producing the protein MKLHDLAPTPGAKKKRKRIGRGPGSGHGKTATKGHKGLKARSGGGKRPGFEGGQMPLIRRIPKHGFQNPFRIEYAIVNLKSLTALGTVDPITPQALVDAGLIKRTRRPVKVLGQGELGRAVVIQAHKFSQSAVAKIEAAGGRAEVIGGV